The following proteins come from a genomic window of Campylobacter concisus:
- a CDS encoding Dps family protein has product MSKVILQLNVIQADANALYIKFHDLHWNVKGIQFFSVHEYTEKAYEDMSEIFDDTAERALMLGGRPIVKAEELAKVTHIKHEPKEIYTPTEVLEIVLADYKHLLGEFKKLDELAEGDTTTQMYAQDQIAKFEKAIWMLNATLSK; this is encoded by the coding sequence ATGTCAAAAGTTATTTTACAATTAAATGTTATTCAGGCTGATGCAAATGCACTTTATATTAAATTTCACGATCTTCACTGGAATGTAAAAGGTATTCAATTTTTTAGTGTTCATGAATACACAGAAAAAGCTTATGAAGATATGAGTGAGATATTTGACGATACAGCTGAGAGAGCTCTTATGCTTGGTGGTAGACCTATCGTCAAGGCTGAGGAGCTAGCAAAAGTTACTCATATCAAACACGAGCCAAAAGAAATTTACACTCCAACTGAGGTTTTAGAGATTGTCTTGGCTGATTATAAACACCTTTTGGGCGAGTTTAAAAAGCTTGACGAGCTTGCAGAAGGTGATACAACAACTCAAATGTATGCACAAGATCAAATCGCAAAATTTGAAAAAGCCATCTGGATGCTAAACGCAACACTTAGCAAATAA
- a CDS encoding peptidoglycan D,D-transpeptidase FtsI family protein, with translation MNSRKSKITILFLLITFGISIFVLVIFYRASIERKLPRLQTSDINTAIRGNIITKDGFSISSSQKLYKVMLDTRNIDPNKKEMFIKLYSLYSGDDPNKVRKIINGTKGIVTLSYSIDAKGATYLQELSRKLNRKSILVSYLDPKTGLASFQGMRVMESGQNRKFMSKDALTPAIGYVSKTESDALTKSKGVKGLERYYEDYLAPIQNAKILGPRDIGNNIILTSDSNLATRVDGYNAVLSIPLKFQTKLEQILDEKREFLDAKELVICIMNSKNGEILALASSSRYDPSNIRKQDYSALNSTVSEYAYEVGSVFKPFIFSILLQEKKVNPFELVNTYNGRYQLGKRIIKDTHPEPFMSAEDIIVHSSNIGMIQLVERLNGPQIYQGLLNFGFSRKTGIDLPYEQVGMMPTVTKLNSSTYKATVSYGYGLQATFMQLLKAYNTFNNKGIEVTPHMVAHLERNGKRYDLPKSEPAQVISQETAKIMKRILIKTVEKGTGLKAFTPGLEIGGKTGTAHIASGSGGYSNTYNGSFFGFVNDTRGNSYTIGVLARDPQRPYYYFGAQSALPMFKKAVDLMVEDGYLFPDANIIAEFEAKKDKLKNDKTKQKPALD, from the coding sequence ATGAATTCCAGAAAATCAAAAATAACCATACTTTTTTTATTAATTACTTTTGGAATTTCAATATTTGTGCTTGTCATATTTTATAGAGCAAGTATCGAGCGAAAGCTTCCTAGACTTCAAACAAGCGATATAAATACAGCAATTCGTGGTAATATAATCACAAAAGATGGCTTTAGCATCTCTTCAAGTCAAAAACTCTACAAAGTAATGCTTGACACTAGAAATATTGATCCTAATAAAAAAGAGATGTTTATCAAGCTATATTCGCTTTACAGCGGCGACGATCCAAACAAAGTAAGAAAGATCATAAATGGTACAAAAGGTATCGTTACACTCTCATATAGTATTGATGCAAAGGGTGCTACCTACCTTCAAGAGCTCTCAAGAAAGCTAAATCGCAAGAGTATTTTGGTTTCATATCTTGACCCAAAAACAGGCCTTGCTTCATTTCAGGGCATGAGAGTAATGGAGAGCGGACAAAATCGTAAATTTATGTCAAAAGATGCCCTCACACCAGCTATTGGCTACGTGAGCAAAACTGAAAGTGACGCGCTTACAAAAAGCAAAGGTGTAAAAGGTCTTGAGAGATATTATGAAGATTATTTAGCCCCTATACAAAATGCAAAAATTTTAGGGCCTCGCGATATTGGAAATAATATCATTTTAACAAGCGACTCAAATTTAGCAACAAGAGTAGATGGCTACAATGCAGTACTTTCTATACCGCTTAAATTTCAAACCAAACTAGAGCAAATTTTAGATGAAAAGCGTGAATTTCTAGATGCAAAAGAGCTAGTCATCTGTATAATGAATAGCAAAAATGGAGAAATTTTAGCTCTAGCCTCTAGCTCAAGATATGATCCTTCAAACATAAGAAAGCAAGATTATAGCGCTCTAAATTCGACCGTTAGTGAATATGCTTATGAAGTTGGCTCAGTTTTTAAGCCATTTATATTTTCCATCTTACTTCAGGAGAAGAAAGTAAATCCATTTGAGCTTGTAAATACCTATAATGGCCGATATCAACTTGGTAAAAGGATAATTAAAGATACCCATCCAGAGCCTTTTATGAGTGCTGAAGATATAATCGTACATAGCTCAAACATCGGTATGATTCAACTTGTTGAACGTTTAAATGGTCCACAAATTTATCAAGGACTTTTAAATTTTGGCTTTTCAAGAAAGACTGGCATAGATCTACCTTACGAGCAAGTAGGTATGATGCCAACAGTTACAAAGCTAAACTCATCGACATATAAGGCGACTGTGAGCTACGGATACGGCTTGCAAGCTACATTTATGCAGCTTTTAAAAGCCTATAATACATTTAATAATAAAGGCATTGAAGTTACTCCTCACATGGTTGCCCACTTAGAGAGAAATGGAAAAAGATACGATTTGCCAAAGTCCGAACCAGCTCAAGTTATATCACAAGAAACCGCAAAGATAATGAAGAGAATTTTAATAAAAACGGTTGAAAAAGGTACTGGACTAAAAGCCTTTACGCCAGGGCTTGAGATAGGTGGCAAGACTGGAACTGCACACATTGCCTCAGGTAGTGGTGGATACAGCAATACCTACAATGGCTCTTTTTTTGGCTTTGTAAATGACACAAGAGGCAATAGCTACACAATAGGCGTTTTAGCAAGGGATCCTCAAAGACCTTACTACTACTTCGGCGCTCAAAGTGCCTTGCCTATGTTTAAAAAGGCAGTTGATCTGATGGTTGAGGATGGATATTTATTTCCTGATGCAAATATAATAGCTGAGTTTGAAGCCAAAAAAGATAAGCTTAAAAACGATAAGACAAAACAAAAGCCTGCTTTGGACTAA
- the fliE gene encoding flagellar hook-basal body complex protein FliE, with the protein MINSINLDKINKNENSNKIAKAGEQGGFENALNDSLKELNKVQINADKAIADLATGEVKDLHQAAIAIGKAETSMKLMLEIRNKALSAYKEISRTQI; encoded by the coding sequence ATGATAAATAGTATAAATTTAGACAAAATAAATAAAAATGAAAATTCAAATAAAATAGCAAAAGCAGGCGAACAAGGCGGCTTCGAAAATGCTTTAAACGACTCTTTAAAAGAGCTAAACAAGGTTCAAATAAACGCTGATAAAGCCATAGCTGATCTTGCAACTGGCGAGGTAAAAGATCTTCACCAAGCTGCTATTGCGATAGGTAAAGCAGAGACTAGCATGAAGCTTATGCTAGAAATTCGCAACAAAGCACTAAGTGCTTATAAAGAAATTTCTAGAACACAAATTTAA
- the ccsA gene encoding cytochrome c biogenesis protein CcsA has translation MLNPKSLFLSMGSAIILMIIFAIASGAATIIESKTSTESAWYYIYGASWFALIQLLLGINLTYNIFRYNLIDPKKLPSLIFHLGFIVILIGAGITRYLGFEADMHIREKTQSNIVTTKISYLNLTALNDNGEEISAALPIGLSDAKKGFDLKLKIADNEANLKFKEFVPNASYKFVDDKNGQPVVEFVVSNESESEEIFLLEEEEARVADISFIFNAKPDESKKYVLFKLVDGNFTVTSNTDLSKFTMSDSSKTELKAGSVNDFGMGSLYTISNINFAPRLVSTHASRKLVSTKDSEFNALIAELNYKGESKEMHIFYNLTEPSRLAVAGQKFNASWGAQQVKLPFSLYLKDFELKRYPGSNSPMSYSSEVIVKDDTNMSGLDYKIYMNHVLDYDGYRFFQSSYDTDEKGTILSVNKDPGKIPTYIGYFLLGLGFVLNVVNPGSRFRKLAKLIDNESTKDGKKVVAIIAIMLLSLSFSSLKAEDFLPNISKEHTQKLSRLIVQSSDGRMKPFDTLSKEILNKIHRSENINSLNSNQAMLSIMVTPDFWRNEKIISLGQSKELKKELGIDENAKYASFNDFFRATKDGGSEYKLTKFAEIANRKHPGSRNTFDKDVIKIDERLNVFYMIFIGEIFKIFPKQDDPSNSWYSPASAMMYFPPKEAELVINMMREYFAAVDAATKDNDWSKADATLDKISAYQQKYGSAVMPSEEKINIEILFNKIQIFERLTPVYLLAGLALLFFVFVKMLAPKVQINGIVKIVYIINLLAFFAHTVGLGLRWYIAEHAPWSNAYESMVYIAWALGFSGIVFAKRSPIALALTSILAGVTLFVAHLSWMDPQITTLVPVLQSYWLTIHVSVITASYGFLGLCALLGGFTLLLIILQNKKKPNPEISRNILEATRINEMAMILGLSLLTLGNFLGGVWANESWGRYWGWDSKETWALVSILVYAAVLHIRFIPRLNNQYAFAVASFFAYWSIIMTYFGVNFYLAGMHSYAAGDPLPVPDFVWISIVIMILMSVLAFTKRSLCSRL, from the coding sequence ATGTTAAATCCAAAATCATTATTTTTAAGTATGGGCTCAGCTATCATTTTGATGATAATCTTTGCCATAGCTAGTGGAGCCGCTACAATAATAGAAAGTAAAACTAGCACAGAATCTGCATGGTACTATATTTATGGTGCCAGCTGGTTTGCTCTCATTCAACTACTTCTTGGCATAAATTTGACCTATAATATCTTTAGATATAACTTAATCGATCCCAAAAAACTTCCTTCGCTTATCTTTCATCTTGGTTTTATAGTTATCTTAATCGGTGCTGGCATAACAAGATATCTTGGCTTTGAGGCTGATATGCATATAAGAGAAAAAACTCAGTCAAATATCGTTACGACAAAAATATCCTATTTAAATTTAACCGCTTTAAACGATAATGGAGAAGAGATAAGCGCTGCTTTGCCAATAGGACTTTCTGATGCAAAAAAAGGTTTTGATCTAAAACTAAAAATAGCAGATAATGAAGCTAATTTAAAATTTAAAGAATTTGTGCCAAATGCAAGTTATAAGTTTGTGGATGATAAAAATGGGCAACCAGTAGTGGAATTTGTGGTTTCAAACGAGAGTGAAAGTGAAGAAATCTTCTTATTAGAAGAAGAGGAGGCAAGGGTTGCAGATATTAGTTTTATCTTTAATGCTAAGCCAGACGAGAGTAAAAAATATGTACTTTTTAAATTAGTGGACGGAAATTTCACAGTTACTTCAAATACTGATCTTTCAAAATTTACAATGAGTGATAGCTCAAAAACTGAGTTAAAAGCTGGTAGCGTAAATGATTTTGGCATGGGTAGTCTTTATACTATTTCAAATATAAATTTTGCTCCAAGATTAGTTTCGACTCATGCTTCAAGAAAGCTAGTTAGCACAAAAGATAGCGAATTTAACGCCTTGATAGCTGAATTAAATTATAAAGGCGAGAGTAAAGAGATGCATATTTTTTATAACTTAACAGAGCCTTCACGCTTAGCTGTGGCTGGACAAAAATTTAACGCTTCATGGGGTGCGCAGCAAGTTAAACTTCCGTTTAGCTTATACTTAAAAGACTTTGAGCTTAAAAGATATCCTGGCTCAAATTCGCCTATGAGCTATTCAAGTGAAGTTATTGTAAAAGATGATACAAACATGTCGGGGCTTGACTATAAAATTTATATGAATCACGTGCTTGACTATGATGGCTATAGATTCTTCCAAAGCTCATACGATACAGATGAAAAAGGAACCATTCTCTCTGTTAATAAAGATCCGGGCAAGATACCAACTTACATTGGCTACTTTTTACTTGGACTTGGCTTTGTGTTAAATGTTGTAAATCCTGGTAGCCGTTTTAGAAAACTAGCTAAGTTAATCGATAATGAATCAACAAAAGACGGTAAAAAGGTTGTTGCTATCATTGCCATTATGCTTTTAAGTTTAAGTTTTAGCTCATTAAAGGCTGAAGACTTTTTGCCTAATATCAGCAAAGAGCACACACAAAAGCTTTCTAGACTTATTGTGCAAAGCTCAGATGGTAGAATGAAGCCATTTGACACTCTTAGTAAAGAAATTTTAAATAAAATACATAGAAGCGAGAACATAAATAGCCTAAACTCTAATCAAGCTATGCTTTCAATAATGGTAACGCCTGATTTTTGGCGAAATGAAAAAATTATCTCACTTGGACAAAGCAAGGAGCTAAAAAAAGAGCTTGGCATAGATGAAAATGCAAAATATGCAAGTTTTAATGATTTTTTTAGAGCCACAAAAGATGGCGGAAGTGAATATAAACTTACAAAATTTGCTGAAATTGCTAATCGTAAGCATCCTGGATCACGCAATACATTTGATAAAGATGTGATAAAGATCGATGAGAGATTGAATGTTTTTTATATGATATTTATTGGTGAAATTTTTAAAATTTTTCCAAAACAAGATGATCCATCAAACTCTTGGTATTCGCCTGCTAGTGCAATGATGTACTTTCCGCCTAAGGAGGCCGAACTAGTCATTAATATGATGAGAGAGTATTTTGCAGCAGTTGATGCAGCAACAAAAGATAATGATTGGAGTAAGGCTGATGCTACACTTGATAAAATTTCAGCCTATCAGCAAAAGTATGGCTCTGCTGTAATGCCAAGTGAAGAAAAGATAAATATAGAAATTTTATTTAATAAAATTCAAATTTTTGAGCGATTGACACCGGTTTATCTTTTAGCAGGCCTTGCGCTTTTATTTTTTGTTTTTGTCAAAATGCTAGCTCCAAAGGTTCAGATAAATGGCATTGTAAAGATTGTGTATATTATAAATTTACTAGCTTTTTTTGCTCATACTGTCGGACTTGGACTTCGTTGGTACATTGCTGAACATGCGCCTTGGAGTAACGCTTATGAATCGATGGTCTATATCGCTTGGGCTTTAGGATTTTCTGGTATCGTCTTTGCAAAACGTAGTCCTATCGCTCTTGCTCTTACGTCCATATTGGCTGGTGTTACATTATTTGTTGCGCACCTTAGCTGGATGGATCCACAGATCACTACACTTGTGCCAGTACTTCAAAGCTACTGGCTAACAATACATGTTTCTGTCATTACTGCAAGTTATGGATTTTTAGGGCTTTGTGCGTTACTTGGTGGCTTTACACTATTGCTTATTATTTTGCAAAATAAGAAAAAGCCAAATCCAGAAATTTCTCGTAACATCCTCGAAGCTACCCGTATAAATGAGATGGCAATGATACTAGGACTTAGTTTACTTACTCTTGGAAATTTCCTAGGCGGTGTATGGGCGAACGAGAGCTGGGGCAGATATTGGGGCTGGGATAGTAAGGAGACTTGGGCATTAGTTTCGATACTTGTTTATGCCGCAGTTCTTCATATAAGATTTATTCCAAGGCTAAACAACCAGTATGCATTTGCAGTGGCTTCATTCTTTGCTTATTGGTCGATTATTATGACTTATTTTGGTGTAAATTTTTATTTAGCCGGCATGCACTCGTATGCAGCTGGTGATCCATTACCAGTACCCGATTTTGTCTGGATTAGTATCGTAATAATGATACTTATGAGTGTTTTAGCATTTACAAAGCGCTCACTTTGCTCAAGGCTTTAG
- the flgC gene encoding flagellar basal body rod protein FlgC, giving the protein MSYLNDFDISGYGLSAQRFRMNVISSNIANAQTTRTAEGGPYRRQEVIFKEMNFDKILNDQLKSSQSLLEYENPLDDPSSPRNAHPALTSVIVDKVVRDDKDFQLKYDPSHPDANANGYVAFPNINPVIEMSDLLEATRAYQANVAAFQNAKTIAQSAISLISGQA; this is encoded by the coding sequence ATGTCATACTTAAATGATTTTGATATTAGTGGATACGGACTAAGTGCGCAACGCTTCAGGATGAACGTCATCAGCTCAAACATAGCAAATGCTCAAACCACAAGAACGGCTGAAGGTGGCCCTTATAGAAGGCAAGAGGTCATCTTTAAAGAGATGAATTTTGATAAAATTTTAAACGATCAGCTTAAAAGCTCACAAAGTCTACTCGAGTATGAAAATCCACTCGACGACCCAAGCTCACCAAGAAACGCTCACCCTGCCCTAACTAGCGTGATCGTGGATAAAGTGGTGCGTGACGATAAGGACTTTCAGCTAAAATATGACCCGAGCCATCCAGACGCAAATGCAAATGGCTACGTCGCATTTCCAAATATAAATCCGGTTATTGAGATGTCTGACCTACTTGAAGCAACAAGAGCATATCAAGCAAACGTGGCAGCCTTTCAAAACGCAAAAACAATAGCACAAAGTGCAATATCACTTATTTCAGGACAAGCATAA
- the fusA gene encoding elongation factor G: MAERKTPLHKVRNIGIAAHIDAGKTTTSERILFFTGMSHKIGEVHDGAATMDWMEQEKERGITITSAATTAFWKGYQINLIDTPGHVDFTIEVERSMRVLDGAVSVFCSVGGVQPQSETVWRQANKYHVPRIVFVNKMDRIGANFFRVEEQIRERLKANPIPIQIPIGAEDNFRGVVDLVRMKAYVWNDEKKPTDYVEEEIPAEVKDKAEEYRAKLIEAVSETDDSLMEKFFAGEELSEEEIKKGIKAGCLRMTITPMLCGTAFKNKGIQPLLDAVVDYLPAPDEIAAINGVYEDGAEVTVESTDDGEFAALAFKIMTDPFVGQLTFIRVYRGSLESGSYAYNTVQDCKERIGRLLKMHSNKREEITELFAGEIGAVVGLKNTLTGDTLASEKDKVILERMDFPEPVISVAVEPKTKADQEKMAIALQKLAQEDPSFRVSTDEESGQTIISGMGELHLEIIVDRMLREFKVDAEVGQPQVAYRETIRKTVEQEYKYAKQSGGRGQYGHVFLRIEPLPAASGFEFVNDIKGGVVPKEYIPAVEKGCKEALQSGVLAGYPVEDVKVTLFDGSYHEVDSSEMAFKLAASMGFKEGARKAGAVILEPMMKVEVETPEEYMGDVIGDLNKRRGQVNSMDDRNGVKIIAAYCPLAQMFGYSTDLRSMTQGRATYSMEFDHYEEVPKNVSDEIIKKRNG; the protein is encoded by the coding sequence ATGGCAGAAAGAAAAACGCCTTTACATAAGGTAAGAAATATCGGTATTGCGGCTCATATTGATGCTGGAAAGACAACTACTAGTGAGAGAATTTTATTCTTTACTGGCATGAGCCATAAAATAGGTGAGGTTCATGACGGCGCTGCTACTATGGACTGGATGGAACAAGAAAAAGAGCGTGGTATTACTATTACTTCAGCTGCAACTACGGCATTTTGGAAGGGTTATCAAATAAACCTAATCGACACTCCGGGACACGTTGATTTTACTATCGAAGTTGAGCGTTCTATGCGTGTTCTTGACGGTGCTGTTTCAGTATTTTGTTCTGTTGGCGGTGTTCAGCCACAATCAGAAACTGTTTGGAGACAAGCAAATAAATATCACGTACCAAGAATCGTTTTTGTTAATAAAATGGATAGAATAGGTGCAAATTTCTTTAGAGTTGAAGAGCAGATCAGGGAAAGACTAAAAGCAAACCCAATTCCTATTCAAATTCCTATAGGTGCTGAGGATAACTTTAGAGGTGTGGTTGACCTTGTAAGAATGAAAGCTTACGTTTGGAATGATGAGAAAAAGCCAACTGACTATGTTGAAGAAGAAATTCCAGCTGAAGTTAAAGATAAAGCAGAGGAATACCGTGCAAAACTAATCGAAGCAGTTTCAGAGACAGATGATAGCTTGATGGAGAAATTTTTTGCTGGTGAAGAGTTAAGTGAAGAAGAGATTAAAAAAGGCATAAAAGCAGGCTGCTTGAGAATGACTATCACGCCTATGCTTTGCGGAACTGCGTTTAAGAACAAAGGTATCCAACCTCTACTTGATGCTGTTGTTGATTATTTACCAGCTCCAGATGAGATCGCAGCGATAAATGGTGTTTATGAAGATGGCGCTGAAGTGACTGTTGAAAGTACAGATGATGGCGAATTTGCCGCTCTTGCGTTTAAGATTATGACTGACCCATTTGTTGGACAGCTAACATTTATCCGTGTTTATAGAGGGAGCCTTGAAAGTGGTAGCTATGCTTACAACACAGTTCAAGACTGCAAAGAGAGAATCGGTCGTTTGCTAAAAATGCACTCAAATAAACGTGAAGAGATTACTGAGCTTTTTGCTGGTGAGATCGGCGCTGTTGTTGGTCTAAAAAATACTCTAACAGGCGATACTCTAGCAAGTGAAAAAGATAAAGTTATCCTTGAAAGAATGGACTTCCCAGAGCCAGTTATTAGTGTTGCAGTTGAACCAAAAACAAAAGCAGATCAAGAAAAAATGGCGATCGCTCTTCAAAAACTAGCTCAAGAAGATCCAAGCTTTAGAGTTAGCACTGATGAAGAGAGTGGTCAAACTATTATTAGCGGTATGGGTGAGCTTCACTTGGAGATCATAGTTGATCGTATGCTTCGTGAATTTAAAGTAGATGCTGAAGTTGGACAACCACAAGTTGCTTATCGTGAAACTATTCGTAAGACAGTTGAGCAAGAATATAAGTATGCTAAACAATCAGGCGGTCGTGGTCAATACGGTCACGTATTTTTACGTATTGAGCCGCTTCCAGCTGCTAGTGGATTTGAGTTTGTTAATGATATCAAAGGTGGTGTTGTTCCAAAAGAATATATTCCAGCCGTTGAAAAAGGTTGCAAAGAGGCACTTCAAAGCGGTGTTCTTGCTGGTTATCCAGTTGAAGACGTTAAAGTTACACTATTTGATGGTAGTTACCATGAAGTTGACTCGTCTGAAATGGCATTTAAGCTTGCTGCTTCAATGGGCTTTAAGGAAGGTGCTAGAAAAGCAGGTGCTGTTATTCTTGAGCCTATGATGAAGGTTGAAGTAGAAACTCCAGAAGAGTATATGGGTGATGTTATAGGCGACCTTAATAAACGCCGTGGCCAAGTAAATTCAATGGATGATAGAAATGGCGTAAAGATCATTGCAGCTTATTGTCCATTGGCTCAAATGTTTGGCTATTCAACAGATCTTCGCTCAATGACTCAAGGCCGTGCAACTTATTCAATGGAATTTGATCACTACGAAGAAGTTCCTAAAAACGTAAGTGATGAGATCATTAAAAAAAGAAATGGCTAA
- a CDS encoding OprD family outer membrane porin, whose amino-acid sequence MKLTKISLATLVALGAFSSVASATPLEEAIKNVDLSGFARYRYTNDKKHGEFSNTKSESGSKAGHQFKAVTNFKAAIDDNFFGVIGLRYNATDKSGDNTQGNQGSRGTGTDKTNTTNAFEVHQFYLGYKAGNTTITAGKQEIGSFFTDDAIATGVRVVNEDVEGLTLTALAFDAIEGDSVESDGDLYVNTGYLNIYDVGNLYAAGIAGSYDPINFQLWYASLTNLADLLAADVSANFAINDDVSLGGRVNYINTTVDKSAKAHLSKGIDESNGVANYNDGNFYAGELTASLFGFDLRAGYMGWKVDNKGVTSFALEDKGSLIDVGELTLDPTWADGKANLVYGTAGYTFDKFTVGVDYIKGHIKHAAAAGENGKEKVEEVTPRFAYEYSKKLTFSSYYAFKTSKFADEAKNKEDQFRFEAKYSF is encoded by the coding sequence ATGAAACTAACAAAAATTAGTTTAGCCACTTTGGTTGCTTTAGGTGCATTTTCAAGCGTAGCAAGCGCTACTCCACTTGAAGAAGCTATAAAAAATGTAGATCTTTCAGGATTTGCAAGATATAGATATACAAACGATAAAAAACACGGTGAGTTTTCTAATACAAAATCAGAGTCTGGCTCAAAAGCTGGTCATCAATTTAAAGCAGTAACAAATTTTAAAGCTGCTATCGATGATAACTTCTTTGGTGTTATTGGTTTAAGATATAACGCTACTGATAAATCTGGTGATAATACTCAGGGCAATCAAGGCTCTAGAGGCACTGGTACAGATAAAACAAATACAACCAATGCCTTTGAAGTTCATCAGTTCTATCTTGGTTATAAAGCCGGAAACACTACTATAACAGCTGGTAAGCAAGAGATTGGCTCGTTCTTTACAGATGATGCTATCGCTACTGGTGTAAGAGTAGTAAATGAAGATGTTGAAGGACTAACACTTACTGCTTTAGCTTTTGATGCAATTGAGGGTGATAGTGTTGAGAGTGATGGAGATCTATATGTAAATACTGGTTACTTAAATATTTATGATGTTGGTAATCTATATGCAGCTGGTATCGCTGGTTCATATGATCCTATCAATTTCCAACTATGGTATGCTAGCCTAACAAATCTAGCTGATCTACTTGCAGCTGATGTTTCAGCAAATTTTGCTATTAATGATGATGTTAGCTTAGGTGGTAGAGTTAACTATATAAATACTACTGTAGATAAAAGTGCAAAAGCACATCTTTCTAAAGGTATAGATGAATCTAATGGCGTTGCAAACTATAATGATGGTAACTTCTATGCTGGCGAACTTACAGCTTCACTATTTGGCTTTGATTTGAGAGCTGGTTATATGGGTTGGAAAGTTGATAATAAAGGTGTAACATCATTTGCTCTTGAAGATAAAGGTAGTCTAATAGATGTTGGTGAGCTTACACTTGATCCAACTTGGGCCGATGGAAAAGCAAACCTAGTATATGGAACAGCTGGATATACATTTGATAAATTTACAGTTGGTGTTGATTACATAAAAGGCCACATTAAACACGCTGCAGCTGCTGGCGAAAATGGCAAAGAAAAAGTTGAAGAGGTTACTCCAAGATTTGCATATGAGTATAGCAAAAAGCTAACATTTAGCTCATACTATGCATTCAAAACTTCAAAATTTGCTGATGAGGCTAAAAACAAAGAAGATCAATTCAGATTTGAAGCTAAATACTCATTCTAA
- a CDS encoding rhodanese-like domain-containing protein — protein sequence MKKILLLGAVCCMLSADVKTVNISPDEIKKYDQIIDIRTPSEWQETGVIAGAKTITFNPNDKSAFLEELSKAVDIKKPIALVCRSGRRSTAAAAAIDSSDLKIINLDGGMSSLIEQGYKTTPYKK from the coding sequence ATGAAAAAAATTTTACTTTTAGGAGCTGTTTGTTGTATGTTGTCAGCTGATGTTAAAACCGTTAATATAAGCCCAGATGAGATCAAAAAATATGATCAGATTATCGATATAAGAACTCCATCTGAGTGGCAAGAGACTGGCGTTATCGCAGGTGCAAAGACTATAACTTTTAATCCAAACGATAAGAGTGCATTTTTAGAGGAGCTTTCAAAGGCAGTTGATATCAAAAAACCTATTGCTCTTGTTTGCAGAAGTGGCAGAAGAAGCACAGCAGCTGCAGCAGCGATAGATAGCTCAGATCTTAAGATAATAAATTTAGATGGAGGTATGAGCAGTTTGATCGAGCAAGGCTACAAAACTACACCATATAAAAAATAG
- a CDS encoding c-type cytochrome: MKSIKISFLACFLVANAFAASQVYYIEARGEFGKELAEMAKKQANDRNEKVNVYVDEDPRRYKDNRILKLGVDRKGRYSVSLGRELYEKQCASCHGENADKRPFGSTPLKNMDAKDIEDSIISYRSDSSFGGSGKNVMQNQAKILSNNDLGAILAYLKGKDAFAEQDANENKPVSTQTKQGSYLR; encoded by the coding sequence ATGAAAAGTATTAAAATTTCTTTTTTGGCGTGTTTTTTGGTGGCAAATGCCTTTGCAGCTTCACAAGTCTACTATATAGAAGCTCGTGGTGAGTTTGGTAAAGAACTTGCTGAAATGGCAAAAAAGCAGGCTAATGATAGAAATGAAAAAGTAAATGTCTATGTCGATGAAGATCCAAGACGTTATAAAGATAATAGAATTTTAAAATTAGGCGTTGATAGAAAGGGCAGATATAGTGTTTCTTTAGGTAGGGAACTTTATGAAAAGCAATGCGCTAGCTGTCATGGTGAAAATGCTGATAAAAGGCCATTTGGTTCAACGCCTCTAAAAAATATGGATGCTAAGGATATTGAAGATAGTATCATCTCTTATAGAAGTGACTCAAGTTTTGGTGGAAGCGGTAAAAATGTAATGCAAAATCAAGCTAAAATTCTTTCAAATAATGATCTTGGCGCGATTCTTGCCTATCTAAAAGGTAAAGATGCATTTGCTGAACAAGATGCAAATGAAAACAAGCCAGTCTCTACCCAAACAAAGCAAGGCAGTTATTTAAGATAA